In one Bradyrhizobium cosmicum genomic region, the following are encoded:
- a CDS encoding DMT family transporter yields the protein MDQRTSGADALTQKNDTAPALLGVVCGLSAALFWALGFAGTRHGLKVGFTPTDLLMHRFVWSGIVFLPLVLRAGISDLCGIGWGRGLVLMVLGGPVMSLVSYTGFLFVPLGHGSVIQPSSATLGGLFLAAMFLKERISPSRLAGAIVIVGGLAVIGAESIGHIGADGVLGDLIFVITGFMFAGFGTLLRHWRVSAVSAALVINVLSLLLLPIYLLTSGPARIAEIGFSENAIQALAQGVLAGPAALYLFVVSVQRLGVARAAVFPACVPALTLLTGWLLLGEPPTALQAAGLVTVLCGFYLAQRQR from the coding sequence ATGGATCAGCGGACGAGCGGCGCTGACGCTCTCACTCAGAAGAATGATACGGCACCGGCGCTGCTTGGCGTCGTGTGCGGGCTGTCGGCTGCATTGTTCTGGGCACTCGGCTTTGCCGGCACCCGGCATGGCCTCAAGGTCGGCTTCACGCCGACCGATCTGCTGATGCACCGCTTTGTCTGGTCCGGCATCGTCTTCCTGCCGCTGGTGCTGCGCGCCGGCATCTCCGATCTCTGCGGCATCGGCTGGGGCAGGGGCCTCGTGCTGATGGTGCTCGGCGGCCCCGTGATGTCGCTGGTCTCCTACACCGGGTTCCTGTTCGTGCCGCTCGGTCATGGAAGCGTGATCCAGCCGTCGTCCGCGACGCTCGGCGGATTGTTCCTCGCCGCGATGTTCCTGAAGGAAAGGATCTCGCCCTCGCGCCTTGCCGGCGCCATCGTCATCGTCGGCGGCCTCGCCGTGATCGGCGCCGAGTCGATCGGTCATATCGGCGCCGACGGCGTGCTGGGCGATCTGATCTTCGTGATCACCGGATTCATGTTCGCCGGCTTCGGCACGCTGCTGCGGCACTGGCGTGTCTCCGCGGTCTCGGCCGCGCTGGTCATCAACGTACTGTCGCTGCTGCTGCTGCCGATCTACCTGCTCACCAGCGGCCCCGCCCGCATTGCCGAGATCGGCTTCAGTGAGAACGCCATCCAGGCGCTGGCGCAGGGCGTGCTCGCAGGCCCCGCCGCGCTCTATCTGTTCGTGGTCTCGGTCCAGCGCCTCGGCGTCGCCCGCGCGGCGGTGTTCCCGGCCTGCGTGCCGGCGCTGACGCTGCTCACCGGCTGGCTGCTGCTCGGCGAGCCGCCGACGGCGTTGCAGGCGGCGGGCCTGGTGACGGTGCTGTGCGGATTTTACCTAGCGCAAAGGCAGCGGTGA
- a CDS encoding Flp family type IVb pilin, with product MKCLLAEFAADESGATAIEYGLIAAAIALAIIEVIYALGTNLVAKLQALATALK from the coding sequence TTGAAATGCCTGTTGGCCGAATTTGCCGCCGATGAATCCGGCGCCACCGCGATCGAATACGGCCTGATCGCAGCGGCGATCGCGCTTGCGATCATCGAAGTGATCTATGCGCTCGGCACCAATCTGGTCGCCAAGCTGCAAGCGCTGGCGACGGCGCTGAAGTAG
- a CDS encoding magnesium and cobalt transport protein CorA, protein MVQTQAPVQSAPAAEAGVVAASVYAGGRRICDIAIEEAGKWAKKQGHVVWIGLHEPGLELLQRVAAQLDLHPLAIEDASNAHQQPKVEQYGDALFVVARTAQLEGEHIESGEGEHAASGESERIAFGETHIFVGKGYVVTVRHGASTSYKAVRERCESCPSALPQGEDYILYAVLDFIVDNYRPVTENIQAEVEALEEQVLHKSLARRDFDRLYRLRRDLLRLRRAVGPVVDVCKRLGHANLIAMDDEMKPLFRDVLDHAKRAEEDIDALREVLAFVFEANMMAGQAAQTDIARQLAAWAAILAVPTAVAGIYGMNFEHMPELKWEYGYYAVLGAIASICGVLYLRFRRNGWL, encoded by the coding sequence CTGGTCCAGACCCAGGCGCCCGTCCAGAGCGCACCGGCCGCCGAGGCCGGCGTCGTCGCCGCCAGCGTCTATGCCGGCGGACGCAGGATCTGCGACATCGCTATCGAGGAGGCCGGCAAGTGGGCCAAGAAGCAGGGACACGTGGTCTGGATCGGCCTGCACGAGCCCGGCCTCGAGCTGCTCCAGCGCGTCGCCGCGCAGCTCGACCTGCATCCGCTGGCGATCGAGGACGCCTCGAACGCGCATCAGCAGCCCAAGGTCGAGCAATATGGCGATGCGCTGTTCGTCGTGGCCCGCACCGCGCAGCTGGAGGGCGAGCACATCGAGTCCGGCGAGGGCGAGCATGCCGCCTCAGGCGAGTCCGAGCGCATCGCTTTCGGCGAGACGCACATCTTCGTCGGCAAGGGCTATGTGGTCACGGTGCGCCATGGCGCCTCGACCTCCTACAAGGCGGTCCGGGAGCGCTGCGAATCCTGTCCGTCGGCGCTGCCGCAGGGCGAGGACTACATCCTCTATGCCGTGCTCGATTTCATCGTCGACAACTACCGGCCCGTCACCGAGAACATCCAGGCCGAGGTCGAAGCGCTGGAAGAGCAGGTGCTGCACAAATCGCTGGCGCGCCGCGATTTCGACCGCCTGTACCGGCTGCGGCGCGACCTGTTGCGGCTGCGCCGCGCCGTCGGTCCCGTCGTCGACGTCTGCAAGCGGCTGGGCCATGCCAATCTGATCGCGATGGACGACGAGATGAAGCCGCTGTTTCGCGACGTGCTCGACCATGCCAAGCGGGCCGAGGAGGACATCGATGCCTTGCGCGAGGTGCTGGCCTTCGTCTTCGAGGCCAACATGATGGCCGGGCAGGCGGCGCAGACCGACATCGCGCGCCAGCTCGCCGCATGGGCCGCGATCCTCGCGGTGCCGACCGCGGTCGCCGGCATCTACGGCATGAATTTCGAGCACATGCCGGAGCTGAAATGGGAATACGGCTACTACGCGGTGCTCGGCGCGATCGCCAGCATCTGCGGCGTGCTCTATCTGCGCTTCAGGCGGAATGGCTGGCTGTAA
- a CDS encoding zinc ribbon domain-containing protein YjdM, with amino-acid sequence MTDATKCPKCNSEHAYQDRDLWICPECAHEWSAAGDAAAEATQEAGVRDAHGNVLTDGDSVIVMKDLKVKGSSSVVKGGTKVRNIRLQDATDGHNIACKIDGIGAMNLKSEFVKKA; translated from the coding sequence ATGACCGACGCTACCAAATGCCCGAAATGCAATTCGGAGCATGCCTATCAGGATCGCGATCTCTGGATCTGCCCGGAATGCGCCCATGAATGGAGCGCCGCGGGCGATGCGGCGGCGGAAGCCACGCAAGAGGCCGGCGTGCGCGATGCCCACGGCAACGTGCTCACCGACGGCGACAGCGTCATCGTGATGAAGGACCTCAAGGTCAAGGGCTCCTCCTCGGTGGTTAAGGGCGGCACCAAGGTCCGCAACATCCGCCTGCAGGACGCCACCGACGGCCACAACATCGCCTGCAAGATCGACGGCATCGGCGCGATGAACCTGAAATCGGAGTTCGTGAAGAAGGCCTGA
- a CDS encoding c-type cytochrome: MMSRSVRIYLGLAILIGLSVLFLISVVHTAAGASRSAAGASRAAAEGHRLAQAWCQTCHAVEPGMPGLFDRAPSFQAIADRNGTTALSLKVFWKTSHQTMPNLVISPQQADALSSYILSLRGD; the protein is encoded by the coding sequence ATGATGTCGCGCAGCGTTCGAATCTATCTCGGCCTTGCCATCCTGATCGGATTGTCGGTGCTGTTTCTCATCAGCGTCGTCCACACCGCCGCGGGCGCATCGCGCTCCGCCGCCGGAGCCTCGCGCGCGGCCGCGGAGGGCCATCGCCTCGCGCAGGCCTGGTGCCAGACCTGTCACGCCGTCGAGCCCGGCATGCCCGGACTGTTCGACCGCGCCCCGAGCTTCCAGGCCATCGCCGACCGCAACGGCACCACCGCGCTGTCGCTGAAAGTGTTCTGGAAGACCAGCCACCAGACCATGCCGAACCTGGTGATCTCGCCGCAGCAGGCCGATGCGCTCTCGAGCTACATCCTGAGCTTGCGCGGCGATTGA